The following nucleotide sequence is from Apium graveolens cultivar Ventura chromosome 4, ASM990537v1, whole genome shotgun sequence.
GCAAGAAATGAACCCTTTACTGAATCCTAATAGGTTGAAAATCGGCATGGAAGTTGTATTTCCTTTGCTCTGCAAATGTCCTAATAAAGCGCTTGAGGAGAAAGGAATCAAATATCTTATTACTTATGTATGGCAACCGGGGAATGGCATCTTGGCTGTAAGCTCTGCGTTTAATGCATCACCAGTTGATATTCTTACCGAAAATAACTACAGAAATTTTAGTGATGCAGTATGTCTTCCAGTTTTGATTCCAGTATCGAAAGTGCCAGTTGGTCTCTCTTCTTTGGGTGATCCCCACATGACCAAACTTGTGAATCTCATTATTGCTATTTTAGGCTCAGCAATAGCTTTTTTTATTTTGTCAGCCTTGGTTATCTACATTCATCGGTTATACGTGAAAAGGAAAATACTGAAAACAAATGTTTCATACACAGAATTTGTTCAATCGAAGAGCGGAAGTATTGAGCCTCAGATAATTAAGAGTAATCTACTGCTTAAGGTCTCAGGTTGTCTAGACAATCCAATAATATTTGATGAGAAGGTGATCAAGGAGGCAACGATGAACCTAAGTGATCAACATAGGATTGGGGGATCAGTGTACAAAGCAATGATCAACGGTGAGGTCTATGCTGTGAAAAAATTTAAAGATGCTACGGAAGAAATAAAAATATTACAGAGGTTAAATCATGCAAATCTGGTGAAGCTAATGGGTATATCATCTTGGAATGATGAAGATTGCTTTTTGGTTTACGAGTACGTTGAAAATGGATCACTTGATAATTGGTTATTTCCATCCTCACCATCTTCCTCAAACTTGCTTGCATTCCTTACCTGGACTCAGAGGTTAGATATAGCTCTAGACGTTGCCAATGGCCTACAATACATGCATGAACATTCGCAACCTAGCATAGTGCACATGGATATACGGACAAGTAACATACTTCTTAACTCCAATTTTAAGGCAAAAATCTCAAATTTCTACTCCGCCCAACCTGCTACTTGCTCAAAACAGCTTAAAGAAGATGTGTTTGCTTTTGGAGTTATTCTCTTTGAATTACTTTCGGGGAGGAAGGCCATAGAGAAAAGCAATAATGGTGAAACTCTGAAGGTATGGGATAAAATAAGAGGGGTTTTGGAAATTGAAGAGAAGAGAGCGGAGAAGCTAGAGAGGTGGATGGACGAAAAATTGCAGGGCTCGTACCCTATTGATACTGCTCTGAATTTAGTACATCTAGCTAATGCTTGCACGTTAGACATATATATAGCCAGACCAACTATGACAGAGATAGTCTTTAATCTCTCATTTCTCCGACAATCATCTCCTGAGATGTATGAAGGGTCTTGGATGTCAGGATCAGAGCCAGTAGAATCTTCTGAAGTCTTTAGTCCTATAATAGCTCGttaagtcatatttccttgacAAAAACTCGTTTAGACCTTTTGTTTGCTTGTTTTTGTGTATAGTTTTCTTATGTGTAGAGATGTAAGAACATAATTTGTGAATATAGAAACCATTTCAAAGCGACCTTAGTGTTGGAGTGGTGATAACTTGTAAATGGATGATACAACTTCAATTTTTTAACATAATTAATCTTTTCAAACAACCATTAAAATGAGATTTACTCATGTGCAGATCACATCTATATATTCACAAATAATTGGAAATTCATACACAATATAAAGAGGCTCTGAAGTTTTGGAGAACTGCTACATGGATGAGAATTCTGGTCTCAGAGCATCCATCTGGATCTTCATCAGAGTTGAAACCACTTTAGACGCAGACAATCGTCTCGAGGGTTCCACTTGTAAACAGGCGACACTTAAGTTTATCATCCGCATCATCAAATCAGTTTGATCAATTATGTAACCAAGTGGATGCTCCATCTGCAGACAGGGGTCGATGAATTCCTGAAGCTTAGTTTCGGTATCTCCTTCATTCATAATTGCAAGTACTGCTTCAGACAGCAATATTTCTTCTCCATCCTGCTTCCAAACAACTTCTCTACCTGTAATCAATTCCAGCAGAACAACCCCGAATGCATAAATATCCACCTTGGGTGACACCATGTTAGCTTCTAAGTATTCGGGTGCCTTGTAGCCTTTTGTCTCCATAGAAAATTTAATGGAGGAGTTTCCATTTTCTCCTGTGTCCGCTGATCTTGCTAAGCTGAAGTTAGCAATTTTGGCTCTTAGATCTCTATTGAGTAATATATTGCTACTATTGATGTCCTTGTGCACATATGCTGGACTGGTGAAGTTATGCAGATACAAGAGTCCATTAGCTACATCCAGAGCAATACGAATTCTGCAATTCCAACTATGAATATTAGGGCTAGTCTTTTTCCTGAGCCATTCCTTCAAGCAACCATTTTCCATTAGCTCATAAACAAGATACAACATATTACCATGCTCACAGGCGCCATATAGTGCAATCAAGTTAAAGTGGTTGATCCTCTTGAGAATGTGAACCTCTCTAGAAATATCCCTGCTCATCCTTTTAACGGCTAACATCTTCCCACGAAGAACCCCGTGATAAACAGAAGTGCCCAATTTGTTCTCAGGGCTAAAATTTTCAGTGGCCTCCTCTAACTCATCAAAATCAAACACTTTTAAGCAATTTTGGTCAACATGATGAGCAACACCAGCTAAAAGATCTCGTGGTAATTCCCTTTTCTGCTTTGTATGATCATATGCTCTATGTTTGCTACGCGTATAGAATAGAAACAATACTAAACAGAAAACAGCGACAGAAATACCAGTTACAATTCCAGTGAGAACTACCTTCTTTGATTTTAAAGAGGAAGACTTAATTCTTGTTCGAGGGCCTACAGGCTCCTTTTCCAATGGAATCAGTATAGTTGTTTCCCCATAAAGAACTGATGCTTCTTCAGATAGCCCATTGGCATAAGTTACACCTGTTCTCTTTACTTTGAAACTGTCACTGATTTGTGTTACAGTTTCATCATCAATAACTCCATATGTCAGAAGAAAATTTATGCCATCAATTTGTTGTTTCTTTGTCGGACAGGCACATCTAAGAGGTATCTGCAATTTGGTGCCAATCTTCAACTCCAATGGATCATAAGGATTTTGACGACTAACAGAATCACAAGTTGTCAAGGCCTGAAAATTATTGGTAGACACTGTATAATAGGTGTCATGTTCAGCAAGAATATAGGAGGTGTCAGCCTGATAGTATTGACCAGAACATGAACAAGTAATAGGAACAATCACTTCTACGTTCGGTTTAAAGACTGCAAATTTAGAAACATTGTTAATTCGAGCAAGCTCTGACGGGTCTGAAGATGTGAGCTTGGATATGTTGGCCACTGAAGCATAAGGAGGTTGAGGTCTGAAGGTTAAAAAAGCCCGGCATGGTTTCTTTTCACCATTACACGTGTAAAGAAAAGCCGGAGATGGACCTGCTTCATCAGTGCTATTGCAGTCCCACACCGACGGACCTGAGTAATTTTGTTGGGCATATACACCTGAAATTAAAATCCCAACGAGTATGAACAAATTTAGAGAAAACTGATACATGTCAAACTACAATTCTTCAATATATCTAATAACAGACGAGTGTTTGTAATTATGAGAGCAGAAACTGTTTTTTTTTTTCTGTGAAGTATAAGGTAGGCTCCAAAAATGTTGTAGTTGCAATGTACTTGACTTTGATAAGCATGTATTTGCAAGTTCTTTATATGTCTAGAATCTAATATATCGGATGCAAACAAAAAACAACTTTTTAATATCAGTGTATTTGAATTATACAAAGGGAGTTTCTCCATCTTTACAAGCATGCCCTTTCGAATAACGACCAAACCCAAATGATTAACAAAGACCTCACATTTAATAGTAAGTGAAAGTGGAAACTATTGAGTTATATGATTAGTATATTTGCTCATGACACATTGACATGGACAACTAAACTAAATGGAGCGCAGCCAAGAATAATCAACGTATACGTTGTTGTCAGCTGGAAGTTGGAACACAAGAGGAAAATGTGATGATAGTAACTGTTTCTCTATACTATAGATGTAAACACTATGTTACAGCAGTTTAAAACATCATGAATCTGTTGATGACAGAATTGAAAAATAGAAATCATGGGTACGGCTCAGAATGGGCTAAACATGAGCGTGGTTGCTATTGTTCGTCGTGCTTTTATTTACTAGAATATGACTGCTTGATTGATGGGATCACTCAACCTCGGATTTAAAAAAGATTTACGAGAACATATTGAGTAGGAAGACGAATGCAGCGAGCAATTCTAGCTGCTTCACCTGTGTCTTAACTAAAAAGAAGAGTACAAGTGATCTGGTCATCCGGGTGACAAAGTCACCTCTGCCGAGTACGGGAAGTCTCTGTTAGGTGTGGTTGATAATACAATGTAAGGAATGAGAGAGAGTAATCTCATAACAAATTAGTTGTGCCTGCTTCTCAGTAGTTGACTTCAATGAGCGTGAATGTACAATGCATCAcctcaatttttttaaaatcaacTTCTCCGCAACCAAACAAAAAACAGCTTTTAAAGACCAGATCTCTCAGTATAACATTAAATCTGAATTAATCAAAGGGTGTTGTACAGTTTACCATATCCACCGGCCAACCCAAATAATGAACGAAGTCTCACatagaagaaaaaaaaatgattCTGTTGATTAATACTTGAGGTGAATGGTGGATGATATTGGATAGGTTGTACATAAATGATTCAAGACTCGAAGAAGCTAATAAGAAACATTCGTAACAAAATTAAGCCTCGTCTTCTTTCACTCCTCTCTGTTGTTACTTCTTCACATTATCCCTTTGTTATCATTATAAATCAGTCTCGTAACTTAACTAATCAACTTGTTTAGTTCACACGTACACAGCATCATACAAAATATGTCATTCTGTCGAATTAATGTATTCCTGCAAAGCGCACCCGCACTTGTATCCATGCTTCTTTGGGTAGAAGAGTTGGGACTCAACACAGCAATAAAATTATGATGGCATGTTAAAAGACTGATTATACGGAAAGATGTTCTGCTTTTGTTAAAATATGAGATTCAGACTCAAACAAAATAACGAACACAATACATCATGATAACAATCTTCATTACTGAATACAAGTTTTATATCTCCATACTAACTCACATGAAATGATCAGATTAATCAAAGAGATACAGCGAGATTgtgagagagagaaaagagaagaGAGATCTACTGATTACATTCTCTAAATTGAAATGTTTGGGCTTAAGAT
It contains:
- the LOC141718834 gene encoding serine/threonine receptor-like kinase NFP: MEVVFPLLCKCPNKALEEKGIKYLITYVWQPGNGILAVSSAFNASPVDILTENNYRNFSDAVCLPVLIPVSKVPVGLSSLGDPHMTKLVNLIIAILGSAIAFFILSALVIYIHRLYVKRKILKTNVSYTEFVQSKSGSIEPQIIKSNLLLKVSGCLDNPIIFDEKVIKEATMNLSDQHRIGGSVYKAMINGEVYAVKKFKDATEEIKILQRLNHANLVKLMGISSWNDEDCFLVYEYVENGSLDNWLFPSSPSSSNLLAFLTWTQRLDIALDVANGLQYMHEHSQPSIVHMDIRTSNILLNSNFKAKISNFYSAQPATCSKQLKEDVFAFGVILFELLSGRKAIEKSNNGETLKVWDKIRGVLEIEEKRAEKLERWMDEKLQGSYPIDTALNLVHLANACTLDIYIARPTMTEIVFNLSFLRQSSPEMYEGSWMSGSEPVESSEVFSPIIAR
- the LOC141718829 gene encoding lysM domain receptor-like kinase 4 produces the protein MYQFSLNLFILVGILISGVYAQQNYSGPSVWDCNSTDEAGPSPAFLYTCNGEKKPCRAFLTFRPQPPYASVANISKLTSSDPSELARINNVSKFAVFKPNVEVIVPITCSCSGQYYQADTSYILAEHDTYYTVSTNNFQALTTCDSVSRQNPYDPLELKIGTKLQIPLRCACPTKKQQIDGINFLLTYGVIDDETVTQISDSFKVKRTGVTYANGLSEEASVLYGETTILIPLEKEPVGPRTRIKSSSLKSKKVVLTGIVTGISVAVFCLVLFLFYTRSKHRAYDHTKQKRELPRDLLAGVAHHVDQNCLKVFDFDELEEATENFSPENKLGTSVYHGVLRGKMLAVKRMSRDISREVHILKRINHFNLIALYGACEHGNMLYLVYELMENGCLKEWLRKKTSPNIHSWNCRIRIALDVANGLLYLHNFTSPAYVHKDINSSNILLNRDLRAKIANFSLARSADTGENGNSSIKFSMETKGYKAPEYLEANMVSPKVDIYAFGVVLLELITGREVVWKQDGEEILLSEAVLAIMNEGDTETKLQEFIDPCLQMEHPLGYIIDQTDLMMRMINLSVACLQVEPSRRLSASKVVSTLMKIQMDALRPEFSSM